One Paenibacillus sp. FSL W8-0186 genomic window carries:
- a CDS encoding MarR family transcriptional regulator — translation MGIGICHRQPLFLYSVISQVIHPGGSAHGLASISRLNLAINLTSNYNAIMENRDVISLISKIREKVNRFIVSEMVKYGIEGIATSHGDIIYALFRAPRLTMADISRRINKDKSTVTALVDKLVRLGYVTKERDAEDTRVVYVALTGKGRELEPIFESISQELLDVFYSDISDKEKEDLLHILKRIYGNF, via the coding sequence TTGGGAATAGGAATTTGCCATAGGCAGCCTCTTTTCCTTTATAGCGTTATTAGCCAGGTTATTCATCCGGGAGGAAGTGCGCATGGCCTGGCGTCTATAAGCAGATTAAATCTTGCAATTAATTTGACATCAAACTATAATGCGATTATGGAAAACAGAGACGTCATTTCATTAATTTCTAAAATCAGAGAGAAAGTTAACCGGTTTATTGTATCGGAGATGGTGAAGTACGGGATTGAGGGTATTGCCACTTCGCATGGCGATATCATCTATGCCCTATTCAGGGCGCCCCGACTTACGATGGCGGACATATCCAGGAGGATTAATAAAGATAAGTCAACAGTAACGGCGCTGGTTGATAAGCTGGTCCGGCTTGGATATGTGACAAAGGAAAGGGACGCAGAAGATACAAGGGTTGTTTATGTTGCTTTAACCGGGAAGGGGAGAGAGCTGGAGCCGATCTTTGAATCCATTTCGCAGGAGTTGTTGGATGTGTTTTATTCGGACATTTCCGATAAAGAAAAAGAGGACCTGCTTCACATTTTAAAACGGATTTACGGCAATTTCTAA
- a CDS encoding HAMP domain-containing sensor histidine kinase, producing the protein MKLLEIIKRISGFLALILTLLLFWSCAYWVTSWLFDRIHYVPADYVRQLINSLLGFFLFGFCMAIVANIKWVKSRQEQFLHPILQAMKMMAEGNFNIDLSYYRNQHQGRGHPYSRIVESIRDMAGKLSAMEEMRQEFISNVSHEIQSPLTSISGFAHALKNEELGPDERKHYLEIIEMESSRLSKLSENLLKLTSLESDKFLFDQQNYRLDRQLRRSILAIEPQWAEKQIHMDIVLEELTVTANKDLMEQVWMNLLHNSIKFTPRDGTIRVEALKASDNLLIIKIQDTGIGMDKEALMHIFERFYKADPSRNRNFGGSGLGLSIVKKIIDLHNGLIQVQSKPGEGTEVTITLRQTID; encoded by the coding sequence TTGAAGCTGCTGGAAATAATAAAGCGAATTTCAGGTTTTTTGGCACTCATATTAACCTTGCTGTTATTTTGGTCCTGTGCCTACTGGGTTACATCTTGGCTGTTTGATAGGATTCATTATGTTCCTGCCGACTATGTCAGACAGCTAATCAACTCGTTATTGGGATTTTTTCTATTTGGCTTTTGCATGGCTATTGTAGCGAATATCAAATGGGTAAAAAGCCGGCAAGAACAATTTTTGCATCCGATCCTTCAGGCCATGAAAATGATGGCCGAAGGAAACTTTAATATCGATCTCTCATATTATAGAAATCAACACCAGGGACGAGGCCACCCCTATTCCAGGATTGTTGAGAGTATTAGGGATATGGCAGGCAAACTCAGTGCAATGGAGGAAATGCGGCAAGAATTTATTTCAAATGTCTCGCATGAAATCCAGTCCCCGCTAACTTCGATTAGCGGGTTTGCCCATGCTTTAAAGAATGAAGAGTTAGGTCCTGATGAACGTAAGCATTACTTAGAAATTATAGAAATGGAAAGCAGCAGGCTTTCGAAATTGAGTGAAAATTTACTGAAGCTCACCTCGCTAGAGTCTGACAAATTCCTTTTTGACCAACAAAACTATCGATTAGACCGCCAGCTTCGCCGAAGCATTCTTGCCATTGAACCGCAATGGGCTGAGAAGCAGATCCATATGGATATTGTTCTTGAGGAATTAACTGTCACTGCCAATAAGGATCTGATGGAACAAGTATGGATGAACCTGCTCCATAATAGTATTAAATTCACACCAAGAGATGGAACCATCAGAGTTGAAGCGCTGAAAGCGTCCGATAACCTTCTTATTATAAAAATTCAAGATACTGGAATTGGCATGGATAAAGAAGCTTTGATGCACATATTTGAGAGATTCTATAAAGCAGACCCATCAAGGAACCGCAATTTCGGGGGCAGCGGCCTAGGTCTATCCATCGTCAAAAAAATAATCGATTTGCATAACGGCTTGATCCAGGTGCAAAGTAAGCCGGGAGAAGGAACTGAGGTAACCATAACATTAAGGCAAACTATCGATTAA
- a CDS encoding phosphotransferase, translating into MANSYSQKRIRKIVRRFGLIPLRSEPVASFYRKNAIIRVQTNSGTYAMKPFYRSLLLRSSTIEQIETTAGYIQFLMNNGFSNMPKWLNSNDGRPWILNQGRPFYVTAWIHGRKLENPEDFEKLGRALFSLHSTSSRFFSMNSPFFDHIRLWKNRDRLLRSRMAIANQTNLRIRRWLKRFGESCIQFSDRTWTELKTPEIANLLKREMVHPALIHNDITAHNVIISNDGQLFIIDWDHMKLGSIYVDLATTLMNTTQFNPVFMHSLLRGYEELGPLNRIERKLISALYRLPREAWHIARFPNRPRSRNMLDIMEQTWLLRLRGMDVLDEWVNSGPN; encoded by the coding sequence ATGGCAAATTCCTATTCCCAAAAAAGAATCCGCAAAATTGTCCGCCGCTTCGGCCTGATTCCGTTGAGATCAGAGCCAGTTGCGTCATTTTACCGGAAAAATGCCATTATCCGAGTACAGACGAACAGCGGAACCTATGCGATGAAGCCCTTTTATCGAAGTTTATTACTTCGTTCGAGTACAATTGAACAAATAGAAACAACTGCGGGCTATATACAATTCCTGATGAACAACGGCTTCAGCAATATGCCAAAATGGCTTAATAGTAATGACGGAAGGCCATGGATTTTAAACCAAGGAAGGCCTTTCTATGTTACTGCATGGATACACGGAAGGAAATTGGAGAATCCAGAAGATTTCGAAAAACTTGGCCGGGCTCTTTTCTCTTTGCATAGCACATCCAGCCGCTTCTTTTCCATGAATAGCCCCTTCTTTGATCATATCCGATTATGGAAAAACCGGGATCGTCTCTTACGCAGCCGAATGGCAATAGCAAACCAAACCAATCTAAGGATCCGCCGATGGCTCAAAAGGTTTGGAGAATCCTGCATCCAGTTTTCGGATCGGACTTGGACTGAATTAAAGACCCCGGAGATTGCAAACCTCTTGAAGAGGGAAATGGTCCATCCCGCACTGATACACAACGATATTACTGCACATAACGTCATTATTTCCAATGACGGCCAGCTTTTTATCATCGATTGGGATCACATGAAATTAGGCTCTATCTATGTCGACCTAGCGACCACCCTTATGAACACAACTCAGTTTAATCCCGTTTTCATGCATTCGTTGTTAAGAGGGTATGAAGAACTCGGTCCTCTAAACCGCATCGAGCGAAAATTGATTTCTGCCTTGTACCGGTTACCTCGGGAAGCTTGGCATATTGCCCGGTTCCCTAATCGCCCAAGAAGCCGCAACATGCTGGATATTATGGAACAAACATGGCTTTTGCGGTTAAGGGGGATGGATGTCTTGGATGAATGGGTAAACTCAGGCCCCAATTAA
- a CDS encoding ABC transporter permease produces MKNTSITPVAARQLRNRTSFGQAVRNSLIMAYRGLLKIRRTPEQLFDVTIQPIIFTLMFTYIFGGAISGDVLSYLPVIIPGILVQTVITTSVVTGVQLREDMDKGVFDRFKSLPIARIAPLAGALLADTIRYTIATVLTFTMGYIMGYRPEGGLGSVVIAALLVIACAWAISWIFAFFGVIARTASSVQGISMIVLFPLTFVSNAFVPAETMPGWLQWFVKINPISHLVTAIRELTNSGAVSSDLTISLIGAAVIVAIFAPLTVRAYMRQT; encoded by the coding sequence ATGAAAAATACTTCAATAACACCAGTTGCCGCACGTCAATTACGAAACAGAACCAGCTTCGGCCAAGCTGTAAGAAATTCCTTAATCATGGCTTACCGGGGACTTTTAAAAATTCGGCGCACCCCCGAGCAATTGTTTGATGTTACGATTCAACCCATTATCTTCACCTTGATGTTCACTTACATTTTTGGCGGAGCTATTTCAGGAGATGTACTAAGCTATTTACCGGTTATTATTCCTGGAATCCTTGTGCAGACTGTGATTACAACCTCCGTTGTCACTGGCGTTCAATTGCGTGAGGATATGGATAAAGGTGTATTCGACCGATTCAAGTCACTGCCTATTGCCCGAATTGCCCCGTTAGCGGGCGCTCTTTTGGCGGATACCATCCGCTATACCATTGCAACTGTGCTTACCTTTACTATGGGCTATATCATGGGCTACCGGCCTGAGGGAGGCTTAGGAAGTGTCGTCATTGCCGCACTACTCGTCATTGCGTGTGCTTGGGCAATCAGTTGGATTTTTGCCTTCTTTGGCGTGATTGCGCGTACTGCATCAAGCGTTCAGGGCATTTCGATGATTGTACTGTTCCCGCTCACCTTTGTCTCCAATGCTTTTGTGCCGGCTGAGACGATGCCTGGCTGGCTGCAATGGTTTGTAAAGATTAATCCGATCTCGCACCTCGTTACGGCCATCCGGGAGCTTACCAACTCGGGAGCCGTTAGTTCGGATTTGACGATCTCTCTCATAGGCGCCGCGGTTATTGTGGCCATCTTCGCACCGCTCACCGTACGTGCCTATATGCGCCAGACTTAG
- a CDS encoding response regulator transcription factor, giving the protein MTTILIVDDDPHIRELIRVLLSREGLSALEAADGEAALSLLDKDKVDLIILDIMMPNMDGWTFCREIRTYYSSILPILMLTAKGETAQKVKGFDLGTDDYMVKPFAPAELVARVKTLLKRHKITVSNRIEIGDVLIDRASYRIFMGSKEFTLPLKEFELLFKLATHPQQTFSREQLIEDIWGFDYEGDERTVDVHIKRLRQRFSYEDCPFKITTIRGLGYRLEVTP; this is encoded by the coding sequence GTGACAACGATATTAATTGTAGATGATGATCCTCACATCCGTGAATTGATTCGCGTTCTTCTCTCCAGAGAAGGCTTATCGGCTCTGGAAGCAGCGGATGGAGAGGCAGCATTATCCTTGCTCGATAAGGACAAAGTCGATCTGATTATTCTTGATATCATGATGCCCAATATGGACGGCTGGACATTTTGCCGTGAAATACGAACCTATTATTCCAGTATACTGCCCATTTTAATGTTAACGGCAAAAGGAGAGACAGCTCAGAAAGTGAAAGGATTTGATCTCGGAACGGATGATTATATGGTTAAACCCTTTGCTCCGGCAGAGCTCGTTGCTCGGGTTAAAACATTACTCAAGCGCCATAAAATTACCGTATCCAATCGGATTGAAATCGGGGATGTCTTGATTGACCGTGCTTCCTATAGAATTTTTATGGGGAGCAAGGAGTTCACCTTGCCGCTGAAAGAATTTGAGCTGCTGTTTAAGCTGGCAACACATCCGCAGCAAACTTTTTCACGGGAGCAATTGATTGAGGATATTTGGGGATTTGACTATGAGGGGGATGAGCGAACGGTTGATGTTCACATCAAACGATTGCGGCAACGTTTCTCTTACGAAGATTGCCCCTTTAAAATTACAACAATCCGTGGACTCGGTTATCGTTTGGAGGTCACCCCTTGA
- a CDS encoding alpha/beta hydrolase family protein gives MRDFTKKLPDHVEKYIGENDLFLEIFEGENLSKAAKNSPPLLFVHGAFTGSWMWSKYIPHFTREGWTCYVMNLRSHYKSRLMDMTQITFEDYLEDIREVIHEVVEECGAAPILVGFSMGGILGQKLAETFELAGLVLIDSVISQEVHETVPYEHLEPLTAAIVMPAPAREEHSSIDESAEDIAFQRKYLAMESSKAYNAFAFSAESKGISIDSSAISCPCLVIKAVSCDDDDRRGRVTAEHLRAEYKGLWDTTHTGVLIGQRYMESVAAIMGWLKGL, from the coding sequence ATGAGAGATTTTACGAAAAAATTGCCTGATCATGTGGAGAAATACATTGGGGAGAACGATTTATTTCTAGAGATATTCGAGGGGGAAAACCTCTCCAAAGCTGCGAAGAACAGCCCCCCGCTACTTTTTGTACATGGTGCCTTTACAGGCAGCTGGATGTGGAGCAAGTACATTCCTCACTTTACCCGGGAAGGATGGACCTGCTATGTCATGAACTTGAGAAGCCACTACAAAAGCAGACTCATGGATATGACCCAAATTACTTTTGAGGATTATTTGGAGGATATCAGGGAGGTTATTCATGAGGTTGTCGAAGAGTGCGGAGCTGCGCCGATTCTTGTCGGATTCAGTATGGGGGGAATTCTGGGACAGAAATTAGCTGAGACCTTTGAGCTTGCCGGGCTGGTGCTGATCGATTCCGTCATAAGCCAAGAAGTTCACGAAACAGTGCCCTACGAACACTTAGAGCCTTTGACAGCTGCTATCGTAATGCCAGCCCCAGCCCGTGAAGAACATTCAAGCATAGATGAATCGGCAGAGGACATTGCATTCCAAAGGAAATACCTGGCGATGGAATCGTCCAAGGCATATAACGCTTTTGCTTTTTCGGCCGAATCAAAGGGCATATCCATAGACAGCAGCGCCATTTCTTGCCCATGCCTGGTTATCAAGGCAGTAAGCTGTGATGATGACGACCGCCGGGGCAGGGTGACAGCGGAGCATCTCCGTGCTGAGTATAAGGGTCTTTGGGATACAACGCATACCGGCGTGCTTATAGGGCAGAGATATATGGAATCAGTAGCTGCCATTATGGGCTGGTTGAAAGGACTTTAG
- a CDS encoding ATP-binding cassette domain-containing protein — MSNHQVKKSLAVKGDWAVEAQGLVKNFGGNRAVDRVDLKVPAGSIYGVLGPNGAGKTTTIRMLATLLRPDEGSARIFGYDVVKEAQIVRQLVGVTGQYASVDESLSATENLIIFSQLLGLSRSEAKRKAAELLEEFSLTEAAKRPLKNFSGGMRRRLDLAASLIAQPPLIFLDEPTTGLDPRTRNQMWETIRRLVKVGSTVLLTTQYLQEADELADRIAVIDHGRVVAEGTVNELKASIGTSSLHLSIINPQDIPEARQRIDRILEVRSSVSSEGGRIVAPMGDADRVTDLLIALREAGIQLAELSVQKPTLDEVFLTITGQGDKENAAMAANQSEKESEVSV; from the coding sequence TTGAGTAATCATCAAGTTAAGAAATCCTTGGCAGTTAAGGGCGATTGGGCCGTTGAAGCGCAAGGATTGGTTAAAAACTTTGGCGGCAATCGTGCGGTGGACAGGGTAGATCTGAAGGTTCCTGCCGGTTCCATTTATGGGGTGCTTGGTCCAAATGGAGCAGGGAAGACGACCACAATCCGAATGTTAGCAACATTACTGCGGCCGGACGAAGGTTCGGCACGGATTTTCGGATACGATGTGGTGAAGGAGGCGCAAATTGTGCGCCAATTGGTTGGAGTGACCGGTCAGTATGCCTCGGTAGATGAGTCTCTCAGTGCTACTGAGAATCTGATTATCTTCTCCCAATTGTTAGGGCTGAGCCGTTCTGAGGCAAAGCGAAAGGCAGCAGAGCTGCTAGAGGAATTTAGTTTAACGGAAGCCGCAAAGCGTCCCTTAAAAAATTTCTCAGGCGGGATGCGCCGCAGGCTGGATTTGGCAGCAAGCCTTATTGCACAGCCGCCGCTGATTTTTTTAGATGAACCGACTACGGGGCTGGATCCGCGCACACGCAATCAGATGTGGGAAACGATCCGCCGGCTGGTAAAGGTGGGCTCAACTGTACTGTTAACCACACAATATCTGCAAGAAGCAGATGAACTGGCTGACCGGATTGCGGTGATCGATCATGGCCGTGTTGTTGCTGAGGGAACCGTAAATGAACTAAAGGCCTCCATAGGCACCTCATCCTTGCATTTGAGCATTATAAATCCGCAGGACATTCCAGAGGCTCGTCAAAGGATTGACCGAATCCTAGAGGTAAGGTCATCGGTCTCATCGGAAGGCGGAAGAATTGTTGCCCCGATGGGGGATGCCGACCGGGTCACTGATCTGCTGATCGCCCTTCGCGAAGCGGGAATCCAATTAGCGGAGTTAAGCGTACAGAAACCTACCCTAGATGAAGTCTTTTTAACGATTACGGGTCAGGGTGATAAGGAGAATGCAGCAATGGCTGCAAATCAATCGGAAAAAGAAAGCGAGGTAAGCGTATGA
- a CDS encoding GNAT family N-acetyltransferase, whose protein sequence is MFNVTYRKLVVEECELINDMNPSQFIKRAWREVNGKRQLVEVNYQDSDWPNGYEHHFNSLKATVLSDGEAIGAFDESNKLIGFATINRKFFGENYNYVLLDQLFISLEHRNKGIGKKLLLKISEVAREWQADKIYICAGSAEETIAFYFAIGCKEAVEINKELYENDPRDFQLEFQL, encoded by the coding sequence ATGTTCAATGTAACGTATAGGAAGTTAGTGGTCGAAGAGTGTGAATTAATAAATGATATGAATCCATCCCAATTCATAAAAAGAGCATGGAGAGAAGTAAACGGAAAACGCCAGTTAGTCGAAGTTAATTATCAAGATTCTGATTGGCCTAATGGTTACGAACACCACTTCAATAGTTTGAAAGCAACTGTATTAAGTGATGGCGAAGCGATAGGCGCTTTTGATGAAAGCAACAAATTAATAGGTTTCGCAACAATAAATCGTAAGTTCTTTGGTGAAAATTATAACTACGTTTTATTAGACCAACTATTTATATCATTAGAGCATAGAAATAAAGGAATTGGTAAAAAACTACTTTTAAAAATTTCAGAAGTAGCCAGAGAGTGGCAAGCAGATAAAATATATATTTGTGCGGGCTCTGCCGAGGAGACAATTGCATTTTATTTTGCGATTGGTTGTAAAGAGGCTGTAGAAATAAATAAGGAATTATATGAGAATGACCCAAGAGATTTTCAATTAGAGTTTCAGTTATAA